A window of the Lolium perenne isolate Kyuss_39 chromosome 7, Kyuss_2.0, whole genome shotgun sequence genome harbors these coding sequences:
- the LOC127314678 gene encoding uncharacterized protein isoform X2, whose protein sequence is MAPLLDIFATSALQVQLLLAAEAGDLPLFKRTAGALDGGKGRLREAVEGAIASDCGCGVLHVAAAHGRLPVCAYLVEDLQFNVDALDHKVVKKGTVNTVRYLLDHGANPNKPGGDRDGTPLHLAVAEGHCEIVKVLLLKGADVNLFSYWGTPLYIAAASGFDDVMKILLDHHADLNKAVCIVSTPLIIALRAHKQKCVELLIEAGADLKGVGSADPVIIAIAEGLTECLKCLIKAGADPSVPDDFGRLPIEVAASLNSRADVEILFPLTSRIPSVHDWSIDGIIAHVKSREEDDPILKMDPANLKLEASKAYKRNDYITAARIYYRALAHNLEDLTLISNRSLCWLKMGQGDKALRDAQICRRERCDWPKACYREGAAHMLLKDYEKARDAFADALKLDPGNTEIENALREALHSLKMSHDNLKDH, encoded by the exons ATGGCGCCGCTCCTCGACATTTTCG CCACCTCCGCTCTGCAGGTGCAGCTCCTCCTGGCGGCCGAAGCCGGCGACCTCCCCCTCTTCAAGA GGACGGCGGGGGCGCTGGACGGCGGCAAGGGTCGCCTGAGGGAGGCGGTGGAGGGCGCGATCGCGAGCGACTGCGGCTGTGGGGTTTTGCACGTCGCCGCCGCTCACGGGAGGTTGCCCGTGTGCGCCTACCTGGTCGAGGACCTCCAATTTAATGTCGACGCCCTCGACCACAAAG TTGTTAAAAAAGGAACTGTCAACACTGTGAGGTATCTTCTTGATCATGGTGCCAATCCAAATAAGCCTGGTGGTGATCGAGACGGTACTCCTCTCCATCTCGCAGTTGCAGAAG GACACTGTGAAATAGTGAAGGTCTTGCTCTTAAAAGGAGCTGATGTCAATTTGTTTTCCTACTGGGGGACGCCACTGTATATTGCTGCTGCATCTGGGTTCGATGATGTTATGAAGATTTTGTTGGACCACCATGCAGAT CTTAACAAAGCAGTTTGCATTGTCAGTACACCTCTCATCATTGCTCTCCGAGCTCACAAGCAGAAATGTGTGGAACTTCTGATTGAG GCTGGTGCTGATCTGAAGGGTGTTGGTAGTGCTGAtcctgtaataattgctatagctGAGGGCTTAACTGAGTGTCTCAAGTGCTTGATAAAGGCTGGTGCTGATCCTAGCGTCCCCGATGAT TTTGGACGCCTGCCAATAGAAGTTGCTGCGTCTCTCAATAGCCGAGCAGACGTTGAGATCCTATTTCCGCTAACTTCTCGTATTCCATCTGTGCATGATTGGAGCATTGATGGGATAATTGCTCACGTAAAATCAAGAGAGGAG GATGATCCTATTCTGAAAATGGATCCAGCTAATTTGAAGTTAGAAGCAAGCAAAGCTTACAAGAGAAATGATTATATTACTGCAGCAAGGATCTACTACAGG GCGTTGGCTCACAACCTGGAGGATTTAACATTGATTTCAAATAGGAGCCTTTGCTGGCTTAAGATGGGTCAAGGAGACAAAGCTTTGCGGGATGCTCAAATTTGCAGACGAGAGCGCTGTGATTGGCCGAAGGCCTGCTACCGGGAAGGGGCTGCTCATATGCTATTAAAG GACTATGAAAAGGCGCGTGATGCATTTGCTGATGCTCTCAAGTTAGACCCAGGGAACACTGAGATTGAGAACGCCTTAAG GGAGGCTTTACATTCCTTGAAGATGTCACATGATAACCTGAAAGACCACTGA
- the LOC127314678 gene encoding uncharacterized protein isoform X1 — MAPLLDIFATSALQVQLLLAAEAGDLPLFKRTAGALDGGKGRLREAVEGAIASDCGCGVLHVAAAHGRLPVCAYLVEDLQFNVDALDHKGETPLSYAVVKKGTVNTVRYLLDHGANPNKPGGDRDGTPLHLAVAEGHCEIVKVLLLKGADVNLFSYWGTPLYIAAASGFDDVMKILLDHHADLNKAVCIVSTPLIIALRAHKQKCVELLIEAGADLKGVGSADPVIIAIAEGLTECLKCLIKAGADPSVPDDFGRLPIEVAASLNSRADVEILFPLTSRIPSVHDWSIDGIIAHVKSREEDDPILKMDPANLKLEASKAYKRNDYITAARIYYRALAHNLEDLTLISNRSLCWLKMGQGDKALRDAQICRRERCDWPKACYREGAAHMLLKDYEKARDAFADALKLDPGNTEIENALREALHSLKMSHDNLKDH, encoded by the exons ATGGCGCCGCTCCTCGACATTTTCG CCACCTCCGCTCTGCAGGTGCAGCTCCTCCTGGCGGCCGAAGCCGGCGACCTCCCCCTCTTCAAGA GGACGGCGGGGGCGCTGGACGGCGGCAAGGGTCGCCTGAGGGAGGCGGTGGAGGGCGCGATCGCGAGCGACTGCGGCTGTGGGGTTTTGCACGTCGCCGCCGCTCACGGGAGGTTGCCCGTGTGCGCCTACCTGGTCGAGGACCTCCAATTTAATGTCGACGCCCTCGACCACAAAG GTGAGACACCTCTGAGTTATGCAGTTGTTAAAAAAGGAACTGTCAACACTGTGAGGTATCTTCTTGATCATGGTGCCAATCCAAATAAGCCTGGTGGTGATCGAGACGGTACTCCTCTCCATCTCGCAGTTGCAGAAG GACACTGTGAAATAGTGAAGGTCTTGCTCTTAAAAGGAGCTGATGTCAATTTGTTTTCCTACTGGGGGACGCCACTGTATATTGCTGCTGCATCTGGGTTCGATGATGTTATGAAGATTTTGTTGGACCACCATGCAGAT CTTAACAAAGCAGTTTGCATTGTCAGTACACCTCTCATCATTGCTCTCCGAGCTCACAAGCAGAAATGTGTGGAACTTCTGATTGAG GCTGGTGCTGATCTGAAGGGTGTTGGTAGTGCTGAtcctgtaataattgctatagctGAGGGCTTAACTGAGTGTCTCAAGTGCTTGATAAAGGCTGGTGCTGATCCTAGCGTCCCCGATGAT TTTGGACGCCTGCCAATAGAAGTTGCTGCGTCTCTCAATAGCCGAGCAGACGTTGAGATCCTATTTCCGCTAACTTCTCGTATTCCATCTGTGCATGATTGGAGCATTGATGGGATAATTGCTCACGTAAAATCAAGAGAGGAG GATGATCCTATTCTGAAAATGGATCCAGCTAATTTGAAGTTAGAAGCAAGCAAAGCTTACAAGAGAAATGATTATATTACTGCAGCAAGGATCTACTACAGG GCGTTGGCTCACAACCTGGAGGATTTAACATTGATTTCAAATAGGAGCCTTTGCTGGCTTAAGATGGGTCAAGGAGACAAAGCTTTGCGGGATGCTCAAATTTGCAGACGAGAGCGCTGTGATTGGCCGAAGGCCTGCTACCGGGAAGGGGCTGCTCATATGCTATTAAAG GACTATGAAAAGGCGCGTGATGCATTTGCTGATGCTCTCAAGTTAGACCCAGGGAACACTGAGATTGAGAACGCCTTAAG GGAGGCTTTACATTCCTTGAAGATGTCACATGATAACCTGAAAGACCACTGA
- the LOC127314678 gene encoding uncharacterized protein isoform X3, which produces MAPLLDIFATSALQVQLLLAAEAGDLPLFKRTAGALDGGKGRLREAVEGAIASDCGCGVLHVAAAHGRLPVCAYLVEDLQFNVDALDHKGETPLSYAVVKKGTVNTVRYLLDHGANPNKPGGDRDGTPLHLAVAEGHCEIVKVLLLKGADVNLFSYWGTPLYIAAASGFDDVMKILLDHHADAGADLKGVGSADPVIIAIAEGLTECLKCLIKAGADPSVPDDFGRLPIEVAASLNSRADVEILFPLTSRIPSVHDWSIDGIIAHVKSREEDDPILKMDPANLKLEASKAYKRNDYITAARIYYRALAHNLEDLTLISNRSLCWLKMGQGDKALRDAQICRRERCDWPKACYREGAAHMLLKDYEKARDAFADALKLDPGNTEIENALREALHSLKMSHDNLKDH; this is translated from the exons ATGGCGCCGCTCCTCGACATTTTCG CCACCTCCGCTCTGCAGGTGCAGCTCCTCCTGGCGGCCGAAGCCGGCGACCTCCCCCTCTTCAAGA GGACGGCGGGGGCGCTGGACGGCGGCAAGGGTCGCCTGAGGGAGGCGGTGGAGGGCGCGATCGCGAGCGACTGCGGCTGTGGGGTTTTGCACGTCGCCGCCGCTCACGGGAGGTTGCCCGTGTGCGCCTACCTGGTCGAGGACCTCCAATTTAATGTCGACGCCCTCGACCACAAAG GTGAGACACCTCTGAGTTATGCAGTTGTTAAAAAAGGAACTGTCAACACTGTGAGGTATCTTCTTGATCATGGTGCCAATCCAAATAAGCCTGGTGGTGATCGAGACGGTACTCCTCTCCATCTCGCAGTTGCAGAAG GACACTGTGAAATAGTGAAGGTCTTGCTCTTAAAAGGAGCTGATGTCAATTTGTTTTCCTACTGGGGGACGCCACTGTATATTGCTGCTGCATCTGGGTTCGATGATGTTATGAAGATTTTGTTGGACCACCATGCAGAT GCTGGTGCTGATCTGAAGGGTGTTGGTAGTGCTGAtcctgtaataattgctatagctGAGGGCTTAACTGAGTGTCTCAAGTGCTTGATAAAGGCTGGTGCTGATCCTAGCGTCCCCGATGAT TTTGGACGCCTGCCAATAGAAGTTGCTGCGTCTCTCAATAGCCGAGCAGACGTTGAGATCCTATTTCCGCTAACTTCTCGTATTCCATCTGTGCATGATTGGAGCATTGATGGGATAATTGCTCACGTAAAATCAAGAGAGGAG GATGATCCTATTCTGAAAATGGATCCAGCTAATTTGAAGTTAGAAGCAAGCAAAGCTTACAAGAGAAATGATTATATTACTGCAGCAAGGATCTACTACAGG GCGTTGGCTCACAACCTGGAGGATTTAACATTGATTTCAAATAGGAGCCTTTGCTGGCTTAAGATGGGTCAAGGAGACAAAGCTTTGCGGGATGCTCAAATTTGCAGACGAGAGCGCTGTGATTGGCCGAAGGCCTGCTACCGGGAAGGGGCTGCTCATATGCTATTAAAG GACTATGAAAAGGCGCGTGATGCATTTGCTGATGCTCTCAAGTTAGACCCAGGGAACACTGAGATTGAGAACGCCTTAAG GGAGGCTTTACATTCCTTGAAGATGTCACATGATAACCTGAAAGACCACTGA